The Syntrophorhabdales bacterium sequence ACAACCGCACAGTCAGGGTCGGGCAGGTGATAGTAATTCATCCGCATCTGGTTCATCGGCAGAAAGCGCTTTCTATCTGGACGGGCGACACATACCTGGTCGAAGAGAGAAGAGTGGTAAACCTCACACCGTATGAGCCGAATCAGTTTTGATCGGGAGGGAATAGCGAGTAATACATGGATGTTCTGCCTCGCGGAGAAAGTGGTATTGTCAAAAGTCTTATGAAAACTAGAACCTGCCGGAACACTATTTCCTTCGCTGCTCCGCTCCGGGCGGTTGACCCACTGAAGCCTCGCAATCACTCAATCTGCACGCCCACCCGGAGGGTGCCCGTTCGTGCAGATTGTCATGCGGAACGTTCTTGCTCGCCTAGTGGGTACCCCAATCCGTCCTTGAAGTCGCGACTCAGGAAAAGTTCTTCCGGCAGGGAGGATTTTGACAATACAGAGAAAGTCTTAAGGAGGAATTATGAAGAATAAGAATTTGCGTGTTTTGGTCTTTGTGTGTGGATGCGCGATACTGTTCTTGCTTTGCACCTTTTCGGCAAAAGTGAATGCCGAGTATCCGGAACGGCCCATAGCAGTGATGGTGACCTATGCCGCGGGCGGCTCCATGGACATGAGCACTCGTGCAATCTGCGCTGCAGCAGAGAAGATTCTCGGAAAGCCGATGATTGTCGAGAACAAGCCCGGCGGCGGCGGCACTGTTGCGCTGGCCTTGCTCGCCAACGCGAAACCCGACGGGTATACGTTGTGCGGTGCGACGGACAGCGGCATCATTCGCGTGCCCCAACTGCAGAAGATGACGTATAAACCTCTCAAGGACTTCACACCTATCATTGCGTATGCGCAGCCGCTCAATACGATAGTGGTGAGGAAAGATGCGCCCTGGAAAACTATGAAGGAACTACTCGAGTACGCAAAGAAGAATCCCAATAAAATTAAGTACAGTTCAGGAGGCGTTGGTACCGGCATGCACCATGCCATGGCGTACCTGGAGCTTCAGGATGGAATTAAATGGATCCATGTGCCGTACAAGGGGAACGCCGACGCCCTGACAGCGCTTATGGGGGGACATGTGGATGTTGCGTCAGTAGGACCCGAATCTTACCCGTTCGCGCGAAGCGGAGAAGTCAGGATTCTCGCAATTGCGGAGTCGCGGAGAAATCCCAAGTTCCCCGACATCCCTACGCTCAAGGAACTGGGGTATGACTTTGCGAATGATGCTTTTTTCAGCATCCTCGGGCCTGCCGGTTTGCCCCCTGATATAGAGAAGAAGCTGGAGAACGCCTTTGTCAAG is a genomic window containing:
- a CDS encoding tripartite tricarboxylate transporter substrate binding protein — protein: MKNKNLRVLVFVCGCAILFLLCTFSAKVNAEYPERPIAVMVTYAAGGSMDMSTRAICAAAEKILGKPMIVENKPGGGGTVALALLANAKPDGYTLCGATDSGIIRVPQLQKMTYKPLKDFTPIIAYAQPLNTIVVRKDAPWKTMKELLEYAKKNPNKIKYSSGGVGTGMHHAMAYLELQDGIKWIHVPYKGNADALTALMGGHVDVASVGPESYPFARSGEVRILAIAESRRNPKFPDIPTLKELGYDFANDAFFSILGPAGLPPDIEKKLENAFVKASESKEVRVIIDKLDLLPILYVGKDYDKHLKSYWPRMEKSLKDTGLMKESATQPY